GTTTACCAGATAAAGGAGACCATCAGCGAAGGCGCCGCCTTGTCGGCCGCTCTGGGCCAGCACCGGCGTTACTTTCCGCAGTTGTACGTGAACATGGTAAAAGCCGGCGAATCGTCGGGCGCGCTCGAAGTGGTCCTTTTCCGGCTGGCCGAATACATGGAGAAGCAACTGACGCTCCGCCGCAAAATCATATCGGCCATGCTGTATCCCGCGCTGATGACAGTGGTCGGATTTGGCGTCCTGTTCTTTCTGCTGACGTACATCATTCCCACAATCACCAAGATCTTTTTCCAGATCAACCGCGCGCTTCCGACGCCGACGGTCATCCTCATTAACATCTCCGCCTTCATGCGCTCGTACTGGTTGGTCATGGTCGTGCTGGCGGCGGTGGCGGTCATTGTGCTCAACCGCTACCTGAAAACCGAGACGGGGGGAACGGCGTGGGATAAGCTGAAGCTCGCGCTTCCCATTTTCGGCAAACTGAACCGCAAGCTGGCAGTCGCCCGGTTTGCGCGCACGCTGGGAACGCTTACCCAGAGCGGCGTGAATCTGATCGATTCCATGGAGATAGTGAAAAGCATCGTTAACAATCGAATCATCGCGAAAGCGATCGGGCAAGCGCAGGAAAATGTTCGCAAGGGGGAGGACCTTGCGGCCTCACTGCGCAGAAGCGCCGTCTTTCCGCCGGTCGTCATCCACATGGTTGCGCTCGGCGAGCGGAGCGGCCAGCTCGAGGAGATGCTGATGAAAGTGGCCGATACGTACGACGACGAAGTCGATACCACGCTGTTGGGACTGGTTTCGCTTCTCGAGCCGCTGATGATTGTAATTATGGCAACCATTGTCGGTTTTATCGTTCTGGCTATCCTGCTGCCGATATTCGATATTAATCAGATCGTCCATTAAGGAGAGGATTCAATGGATACGAAAAGGAAAAAGCGGGGGGACCGCGGCTTCACCCTGATCGAGTTGATGGTCGTGATCGTTATTATCGGCATCCTCGCCGCCTATATTGCGCCAAAGCTCATTAACAGAACAGAGGATGCGAAGATAACCGCCGCAAAAGCGCAAATCAGAAGTTTTGAGACGGGGCTGAAACTGTTTCGGTTGGACTGTGGATTTTATCCGTCGACCGAGCAAGGTCTGCAGGCGCTGGTAAGCCAGCCCTCGACCGGCCGAATTCCAGAGCGGTATAAACAGGGAGGATACCTGGAGACGTCGGCAATACCGAATGATCCGTGGGGAAATGAATACATCTATGAGTCGCCCGGCCAGCACGGTTTCGACTATGAGATCCGTTCCCTCGGAGCCGACGGCGTGGATGGCGGCGAAAACGAGAGCCGCGATATCGAGAGCTGGAACATTGAATAACCGCGCGGGGAAAAAGGGATTCACCCTCATCGAGCTGGTGGTGGTCATCGCCATTATCAGCATCATGGCGGTTATTGTTCTGCCGAGGCTGGACCCCTTTGTTCCGAGCCGCCGCCTGAAAGGCGCGGCGCGGACGCTCTCAGGCACAATAACCCTCGCGTACGGCGAGTCGGTTGCAAAGAATAAAAGGTACCGACTCTACCTCGATCCCATGGAGGAAACATACTGGGTTGTGCAAGTAAAAGAGACGGAGAAAGAGGATTCGGGTGGCGCGATCGGGCTGACTCTCGGGACTCAGTTCGAACTGCTGCACTACGAGGAATCGGGGACGGAGGATGAAGTTGCCGCCCCTTCCGAGCCGCTGTTCGCCCCCCAGAAATTGCCGCAGGGCGTTCATTTCTCCTCGATGAGCGTTGGAGACGATACAGCCCTTGCCTCCTCAAAACCGCGTTATATAGAGTTTACTCCATTGGGCGTCGCGAGTCCCGCGACGGTGACGCTGGTAAATGAGGACGGCGACACGCTCTCTGTGCAGTACGACGGCATAACGGGCATGCCCACCCTTGTCGCCTCGACCGACGAAATCTGATGAATAGAAGCCAGTCACAGAGTGGATTCACCTTGCTGGAAGTGATGGTTTCCGTCGCTATTATTGCGGCTGTTCTCGTCACGCTTCTCGGGACGCACCTGATGAGCCTCAACCTCGCTCACAAAAACCAGGAGCAGACGCTGGAGGCGACGCTCGCGAGGCAAAAAATGGAGGAGGCCTTCACGACTCCGTATGATTCGCTTAACAATGATTCGGGCGATTTCGGTCCCGAATATCCGGAGCTCAACTGGGAGATTTTCGTCGAGGAAACGAAGGTGGAAAATCTGAAAAACTTGAAAATAACGGTTTCCTCAGCGGAACGCACATTCGAGCTGCATACGGCCTTCTCGAAGGAGGCTGTCGAGTGAGAACCGGAACCCGAAACAGCGGATTCACGCTGATGGAAGTCCTTCTTGCGGTCACGATTCTGGCAATGATCTTCGGCATCGTCTTCGGCACGTTCTTCTACACCATCACCAATGCCGAAGAGCAGCAGGAACGCGCCGTAATTTATCACAAAGCCAACTTCCTCCTCAACGACATCACTCAAAACACGGCGTCCGCCTACGTTCCATTCGGCGGCCGGCTTGGCTCGGAGACATCTGCGGAAACGGGAGAAACGGTGGAAACGGAGGAGACAGAGCAGTCGATCTTTATGGGGACTCCGTCCGAGAACGAGGACACCCCCGTGGATTCGCTCGAGCTGTTCACGACGAATTCCCGTTTTTCAGCCCGTATGCTGGCCGGGGAGATCGCGCATGTCACATATGGGCCGGCGGAACAGGATGTGGAGGATCTGCCTTATGCCGTCGACGAAAACAACCCCTATGCTCTTCAATGCACGGTGGCGCCCCTGCTGACGGAAACCGAGGATGGCGGAGGCGTCTTCCAATGGACCATGAACGTTCATTCGCTGAGGTTTGAGTATTTTGATGGAACTGAATGGCTGCCGGAATGGGTTTATGAAGATGAGACCGCACTGCCTGCAGCCGTCAAGGTTACCCTCGAGATCGCCGATTCAAACGGCGAGCTTTTCCCGTTCTCCACAATCGCCCGCATTCCGGTGAATTCCGTGCTTGAAGAGCCCGAGACCGCCTTCGAGGAACTCGAGGACGAGGAACAGGAAGAGCAGGAGGAAGATATTCTGGAAGACCAGGAAGAAGAGGAGATCAATCCGCCTGCCGACGAAGGAGCGGAGGGCGACCAGGGGTCGTCGACACTCGAGACGCAGGAATGATGAGCGATATCTTTTGACGGTATGAGCCGGCATCACCGAGGCCGACCGGGTTGACAGCAGATGCGCAAATACTTCATAATGAATAATAAAAATTACCCGCACATGTACGCGCTCGGCGAACGTGGAATGGCTTTGTTGCTGACGCTGCTGGTCACGATCATCCTCACCGTTGT
The DNA window shown above is from Candidatus Abyssobacteria bacterium SURF_5 and carries:
- the gspG gene encoding type II secretion system protein GspG, encoding MDTKRKKRGDRGFTLIELMVVIVIIGILAAYIAPKLINRTEDAKITAAKAQIRSFETGLKLFRLDCGFYPSTEQGLQALVSQPSTGRIPERYKQGGYLETSAIPNDPWGNEYIYESPGQHGFDYEIRSLGADGVDGGENESRDIESWNIE
- a CDS encoding prepilin-type N-terminal cleavage/methylation domain-containing protein produces the protein MRTGTRNSGFTLMEVLLAVTILAMIFGIVFGTFFYTITNAEEQQERAVIYHKANFLLNDITQNTASAYVPFGGRLGSETSAETGETVETEETEQSIFMGTPSENEDTPVDSLELFTTNSRFSARMLAGEIAHVTYGPAEQDVEDLPYAVDENNPYALQCTVAPLLTETEDGGGVFQWTMNVHSLRFEYFDGTEWLPEWVYEDETALPAAVKVTLEIADSNGELFPFSTIARIPVNSVLEEPETAFEELEDEEQEEQEEDILEDQEEEEINPPADEGAEGDQGSSTLETQE
- the gspF gene encoding type II secretion system protein GspF; this translates as MPVFEYVAITAQSKKVKGVLDAETAQAARAKLREMELLPVEIGETASQTAKPAREINLGEFFTRVKAPDIALMTRQLAVLLQAGMPLVDALNAVLDQVDNKALKKIVYQIKETISEGAALSAALGQHRRYFPQLYVNMVKAGESSGALEVVLFRLAEYMEKQLTLRRKIISAMLYPALMTVVGFGVLFFLLTYIIPTITKIFFQINRALPTPTVILINISAFMRSYWLVMVVLAAVAVIVLNRYLKTETGGTAWDKLKLALPIFGKLNRKLAVARFARTLGTLTQSGVNLIDSMEIVKSIVNNRIIAKAIGQAQENVRKGEDLAASLRRSAVFPPVVIHMVALGERSGQLEEMLMKVADTYDDEVDTTLLGLVSLLEPLMIVIMATIVGFIVLAILLPIFDINQIVH
- a CDS encoding prepilin-type N-terminal cleavage/methylation domain-containing protein, which produces MAAKTRAAISRAGTLNNRAGKKGFTLIELVVVIAIISIMAVIVLPRLDPFVPSRRLKGAARTLSGTITLAYGESVAKNKRYRLYLDPMEETYWVVQVKETEKEDSGGAIGLTLGTQFELLHYEESGTEDEVAAPSEPLFAPQKLPQGVHFSSMSVGDDTALASSKPRYIEFTPLGVASPATVTLVNEDGDTLSVQYDGITGMPTLVASTDEI
- a CDS encoding prepilin-type N-terminal cleavage/methylation domain-containing protein, with translation MNRSQSQSGFTLLEVMVSVAIIAAVLVTLLGTHLMSLNLAHKNQEQTLEATLARQKMEEAFTTPYDSLNNDSGDFGPEYPELNWEIFVEETKVENLKNLKITVSSAERTFELHTAFSKEAVE